The DNA sequence AAATAAAATATTTTGGCTTTTTACTTCTATTTTTAATTTCTACTTTTATAAGTAATGCCTCATCTTTATCTATTTTATATTTACTAATAATTGCACTGTATTTCACATTATTTAAAATTAACTCCTGCTTTGTAGGCATCTTTTTTTGAAAATAATAATTTAATAACAAAATAAGTCCAAATATAAAAATTAAATCAAGAATAGTTATAATGTTTGATTTTTTTTTAAAAAAACTATTCATTATATTTCTTCCTTTCCTAAAAGAGAATTAACTCTAATAATTTTCCCATTTTTCCAATATATTCTTGGAACTCGATTATTAATATTTGTTAAAATTTCATATGATATTGTTCCTGAGATTTTTGCTATTTCATCTATATTTATATTTTCACCAAATATTTCTAATTCATCTCCAACCTTTACTTTTCCTATTAGAGTTTTTGGGATTTTTATCATCATTTGATCCATGCAGACTCTTCCAATTATTTTACATCTTTTTCCTTTTAAATAAACTTCTCCTGTATTTGATAATTTCCTATTTATTCCATCTGCATATCCTGCAGAAACTGTTGCTATTATTTCACCTTTTTTAGCTATATAAGTTTTCCCATAGCTTATAGGCATATCTTGCTTTACTTCTTTTAAAAATATAATCTTACTTTTAAAAGACATTACTGGTTTAAATTCTTTACTAAATCTATTTTTAACCACAGGAATTCCATACAAAATTATTCCTGGTCTAACCATATTCCCTTCATTAATAACATTTAATATTCCTGCGCTATTTGATATGTGAAAATATTCAATATCTTTATTTTCATCTACTATTTTTTTAAATATTTCAACTTGTTTTTGAGTATATTCTAAATCCTCATCTGCAACTGATAAATGTGTAAATATTCCTTTTATATTTGCTATATTTTTATTTTTTATATATTGTATAGCTTTTTCTGCTTCTTCATATGAAAATCCGATCCTTCCCATACCTGTATCTATTTTTACATGAATATCTGGAAATAGCCCTTTTTTTTCTATATAATTTATTTCTTCATAAGAAGACAGAGTAAGCTGTATCCCTAAAGATACAGCTTTATCCCATTCTTCAAGAGGTGTACATCCCAATATCAAAATTTTACCTCTTATTCTATTCTTAACTAATTCTTCCGCTTCTTCTATGCAAGCCACTCCAAAATTAGACACTCCATTTGCAGATAATTCTCTTGCAATTTCAACTGCACCATGTCCATAAGCATTTGCTTTTATAACTCCAAGTATTTTTTTATTATTAGAAGTCAATTTTTTTATTAAATTTAAATTTATTATTAAGTTATTTAGATTAATATCTGACCATACTCTCATATATACAAATGCCACCTTTTCTTATACTTTAATCGACTCAAAAAAAGTAATTTTATTTCAAGAAAAAAACTATTGTTCTTCCTTTTTTTTCACTTCCTATTTTTTCTTCTCTAAAAAGCCAACCTAATGCCAATAAAACTTCATCTTTTTTCAATTCACTGTTATCTACCATAGCTTTTATTCCTGTAGCACCATTTTCGTTTAGATAGTTCCAAACTTTTCCTGCTGCTGCTCCTGTTTTTTCAAAAGAATATTTCATATTTATCACTCCTTTTTTTATTTTGCTTCCTTCTTTTCAAGAAGATTAACTATTGGGCTTGCAACAAATATTGAAGAATAAGTCCCTGAAAGTATTCCTATTAATAAAGCTGTTATAAATGTTCTAAGCGATGCTCCTCCAAATATTAATACTGCTAGTATAGCTAATAAAGTTGTAACTGATGTATTTATTGATCTTGTAAACACTTGATTTATACTATCATCAATTAAATCTCCTATATTTTTTTTGGATTTTTTCTTTATGTTTTCTCTAATTCTATCAAATACAACTATTGTATCATTTATAGAATATCCTAAAATTGTTAATATCGCCGCTATAAATGGTGTATTAATCTCATAACCAAGTAAAGCTATAGCTCCTACTGCTATTATTAAATCATGCAACAAGGCTACTATTGCACCTACTGCGAATCTAAATTCAAATCTAATTGTAATATAAAGTACTATTAACAAAGAACCTATTAATAAAGCATTTATAGCTTTCCATTTTAATTCTTTTCCAATTGTAGCACCAACTTTATCTACTTTTAAAATTTCAAATTTACCCTCTTTTGCCTTAAAATCATTTAAAAAATTATCTTTTTGAGCTTCTTCAAAAGCGTTTGTTCTTATTAATACAACATTTCCTTCTGAAATTTGTATTTTTTTAGATTCTAATTCTTTATATTTTGCACTCATATCTTTTAAATCTTTATTAAGATCACTTAATTTCACACTTTTTTCAAATTTCAATTGAAATAATGTTCCACCAGTAAAATCTATACCATAATTAAGACCTTTCACCATAAATAGTAATAATCCAGCCACTACTAAAGTTATTGATATTGTAAACCATATTTTTGTATTTTTTATTATTTTTAAATTCATTACTACCTCCTAACCCCAAATAATATTGGATTTTCAATTTTAAATAAATATATAAATCCTTTTAATAAAACCCTTGTTACAACTATTGCTGTAAACATACTTGCCAATATACCTATTGTCAACGTAACTGCAAATCCTTTTACTGGACCTGTACCTAACGCAAACAATATAGCTGTAATAATAAGAGTAGTAATGTTTGAATCAAATATTGCCATAAACGCTTTTTTGAATCCTGCATCTAAAGCTGCTAAAATACTATTCCCCAATCTTAATTCCTCTTTTAATCTTTCAAATATTATTACATTTGCATCAACTGCCATTCCAACTGATAAAATAAACCCTGCTATTCCTGGTAAAGTCAATGTAGAATCAATAAAATTTAATGTTCCAAAAGCTATTATTCCAAAAATTAACAATGCTAAATCAGCTATAAGTCCTGGCAATCTATACCATACTACCATAAATATTGCAATTAATATCAAAGCTACTATTCCAGCTTTATAACTTGCTTGTATTGATTCTTCTCCAAGTGTTGCTCCTACTGTTCTTGTCTCTAACATTTTTACTTTTACTGGTAAAGCTCCAGCATTTAATAATGTAGCCATTTTTTTAGCTTCGTCTACTGTATAACTTCCAGTAATAACACCTTTTCCTCCTGGAATTTCTGATTGAATTGTAGGTGCTGTTTGTTGTGCTCCATCCAAAGTTATTGCTAATTGTTTACCAATGTTTTTCTTAGTTATATCTGCAAAGATTTTAGCCCCTTTTGTAGTAAGCTCAAATCCTATTTGAGGTCTTCCTAATCTATCAAAACTAACATCTGCCTTTTTCAATTCTTTTCCTGTTAATAAAACATCTCCTAATGAACCATCACTTTTTAATAATCTAAACTCTAATAATGCTGTTTTTCCTATAACTTTTATTGCTTCTTCTGTATCTTTTACTCCTGGTAATTCAACTATTACTCTTCTGTCTCCACTTCTTTGTATTACTGGTTCTGATACTCCTAATCCATTTACCCTTCTATCCAACACTTCTACCAATCTGTCCATTGCTTGATTATCAACTTTTGCTTCCTTTGTATCTTGTGCTTCTAATACTACATACACTCCACCTTTTAAATCTAGTCCCAATCTTACAGGTTTTAGAAATGCAAACCAAACAGCAAGTCCTAATACTACTGCAATCAAAGCTAAATTAACTAATAAACTCTTTTTCATAAATACTCTACTACCTCCTTCGTTTTTCCATATCTAAGTATGTTTGTAAGATTATCGTTGCAGCTACTTTATCTACAACTTTGCGTTTCTCTTTTGCATTTTTTTTCGTTGTAACTTTTAGCATGTTATCTGCTGAAACTGTGCTATATCTTTCATCTACTGTTTCTATTGGAATATCATGTAATGATTTACCCAATTTTTCGATAAATTCTCTAACTTTTTCAGCTTGCCTTTTTTCCGTACCATTTAAGCTTAATGGTAACCCTGATACAATTTTTTCTACTTTTTTTTCTTTTGCCAATTCAACTATTCGTTTTATGGCTTTTACTTTTCTTCTATCTATTACTTCTAACGGAGAAGCTATCATTCCTAACGGATCTGATATTGCTACCCCAATACGAACATCTCCAACATCGAGAGCTAAAACTCTCATAGTTTTTCTTCCAATAATTTTTTTGCAAAATTTAAAGCTTCTTGCACTTTATTTCCTGCTTTACCACCTGCTTGAGCAAAATCTGGTCTTCCTCCGCCATTTCCTTCAGCAATTTTTGCAACTTCCCTAACTATATCTCCTGCTTTAATCCCTTTTTCAATTAAATCTTTTGTTACACTTACTAAAAATATTGCTTTTCCATTATTAGTACCAAATACAACTACGCAACTTTTTAATTTATCTTTTGCTTTATCTGCCATTTTCCTTAAATTTTGTGGATTCTGACCTTTAAATGCTTTTATTATTACATTTATTCCATTTATCATTTCAGGATTTTCTAAAAATTTATCAGCTTCAATAGATGCCAATTTTGAATTTAATTCAGAAATATTTTTCTTAAGCTCTCTGTTTTCATCCAATAATTTATTAGCCTTTTCTTCAAGCTTATCTTTATCTACTTTTAATATCTCTGCTAAATCCTCTGTTCTATCTTCTAATTTTGTTAAATATTCTAATGAATTTAATCCTGTAATGGCTTCTATTCTTCTTGTTCCTGCTGCAATACCTGTTTCTGTAACTATTTTAAATAATCCTATTTCCCCTGTGGAATTAACATGTGTTCCCCCACATAATTCAATAGAAAAATCAGAAATTTTTACAACTCTTACAACATCTCCATATTTATCTCCAAAAAGTGCCATAGCTCCCATTTTTTTTGCTTCATCAATATTTTTTAGAGAAATATCAACTTTATGATTTTTTAAAATTTCTCTATTCACAATTCTTTCTATCTCTTCTATTTCCTCTTTTTTTATAGATTCATAATGTGAAAAATCAAATCTAAGTCTTTCTCTATTTACATATGAACCTGCTTGATGAACGTGCTTGCCTATCACTTCTTGCAATGCTGCTTGCAATAAATGTGTAGCTGTATGATTTTTTGTTACTGCTTCTCTTTTTTCTTTATCCACATTAAGAGTTAAATTATCTCCTATTTTTAAATTTCCTTCTATAATTTTAACTATATGGATAAATATATCTTTTCTTTTTTGAACATTTAACACCTTTCCCTTAAATGTCCTGTTTTTTATAATTCCAGAATCTGCAATTTGTCCTCCAGACTCAGCATAAAAAGGAGTTTTATCAAATATAACCTCATATGTTTCAGTATCAATATCTTTCTTATGTAAAACTTTTCCTTCTAATTTTAAATTTTCATATCCTAAAAATTCTGTCTTTCCATTTTCTTTATAAAATTCTTCTATAAAGCTATCCTCAATTTTTTCTTTTATAACTTCTCTTGAATTTCTAGCTCTATTTTTTTGCTCTTCCATTTTTTCTTTAAATTCATCATATACAATTTTAATATTATTTTCTTGACAAATTTCTTCTGTTAATTCAAATGGAAATCCATAAGTATCATATAATTTAAACACAATTTCTGAATTCATCTTATCTTTTTTTTCTAATTTTAACTTTTTTATCTCATTATTTGTTAAAATTATCCCTTGATCTAATGTAGCTTCAAATTTCTCTTCTTCTATTGAGATCACTTTTTTTATATGATCGCTATTTTTTACTATTTCAGGATAAAACTCTCCCATCATATCAATGACTTTATCAGATAACTCATATAAAAATGATTTTTTATATCCTAATAATCTTCCATGCCTAGCTGCTCTTCTTAAAATTCTTCTTAAAACATAACCTCTACCATCATTAGAAGGAAGTACCCCATCTCCTATTAAAAATGTTACTGCACGAATATGGTCAGCTATAACTCTTAGAGAGAAATCTATATTTTCTTTTTCGTTATATTTTACACCTGTTGCTTTTGCGACCTCTTCTACTAACGGTTTTAACAAATCTGTATCAAAATTTGAACTAACATTTTGAATTACAGATGTTATTCTTTCTAATCCCATTCCAGTATCAATATTTTTTTTAGGTAATGGCTCTAACGTCCCATCCTCTAATCTATTATACTCAGTAAATACTAAATTCCATATTTCAATATACCTATCACAATCACATCCAACACCACAAGTTGGAGAATCACAACCTTTATCTTCTCCTAGATCAACATATATTTCACTACTCGGGCCACATGAACCTGTTGGACCTGCTGACCAAAAATTATCTTCATCCATTTTTACTATTCTGTCTAAAGATACCCCTGCTTTTTCATTCCAAATTTTTATACTTTCTTCATCATCTTTATAAACCGAAATCCAAAGTTTATCTTTTGATAATTTTAGTTCTTCTGTTATAAATTCCCAAGCCCAAACAATAGCTTCTTCTTTAAAATAGTCTCCAAAAGAAAAATTCCCAAGCATCTCAAAAAATGTTTGATGTCTTGCTGTCCTCCCTACATTTTCTAAATCATTCGTTCTAATACATTTCTGACAAGAGGTAGCCCTTTTATATGTAGGAACTTGTTTTCCCATAAAAAATGGCTTAAATGGTACCATTCCTGCTATTGTTAATAGCATTGTTGGATCATCTGGAACCAAGGAAGCACTCTCGTATTTTTTGTGCATTTTTTGCTCGAAAAAGTCTAAAAATTTTTTCCGTATTTCATTTCCTGTAAACATGTACTTTTTACTCCCTTCCAACAATATTTTCCTATATAATATCCAATTTTAATACAATTGTCAAATATTATTTTTTTCAAATACTTTATTTTCTCTTAACGGCCTGTATTTTTACAAAAATCAATGGATGTTTAAAAAGTAACTTTTTTATATTTTATTGTAAAAACGCTTAAATCATTGCGTATTTTATAACAAAATCAAAAGGTTATTTTTAAGCCGTTCCTAAAGAACGTTTAAAAAATAATTTTCTTATATTTTGTCATAAAAACGCTTAAATCATTGCGTATTTTATAACAAAATCAAAAGGTTATTTTTAAGCCGTTCCTAAGATAATATTTCTATTATTTCATCATAATTTTCAATAAAAATTTCTACTAATTCTGGATAAAATCTTTTTCCACTTTCATTTTTTATTATTTCTTTAGCTTCTATATTACTATAAGCCTTTCTATAAACTCTTGAACTTACTAATGCTAAAAATGTGCTCACTAAATTCAATAAATTAGCCGAAATTGGAATTTCTTTTCCATTTATCCCTTTTGGATATCCATTTCCATCATATCTTTCATGATGGTTTTTAATTATTAAAGCATGCTCTTCAAAATATGGTATATTTTTTAAAATATTATAACTGTAATAAGTATGTTTTTCTATTATTTTTTTTTCCTCGTTTGTTAAGCTAGTTCTTTTATGTAATATATTTTCAGTTATAAGTATTGTTCCTACATCTTTTAAAATAGCTGATAATTTTAATGTTTCTATTTCTGTAAAATTCATTTCTAATTTTTTTGCCATAAATTCTAATAAAAGTAACAACTTATCTATATCATAAAAATTCCCATAAATATAATTTCTATACTCTAATATAGAAGATACTTTTTTCAAAATACTTATATATATATTTTCTATATTTGATTTATAATTTCTTATATTATAAATTGTTTTTATAACTTCAGATAAAATTCTTATACCTTTAAGTTTTTTTTCTACAGTGTTACTATCTAATGCTTTTTCAAATTCTATTCCTAGAATTAACTCATCTCTTGCATTATACACTACAATTGATTTTCTTTCAATATTTTTATGAATATATTCATCTTTTGAGTTGCTTTCTATTATATTTCCTATTATGTTTTCTATTATTTTATTATTTTTATTAGAATAAAATTTATTTTTATATTTTATAACAAGATTATCTACTTCTAAAATCATCATTCCTAAATTTATAATTGTATCTATTAACTCTAATTCTGATATATTTCTCCCACCTAAACTTAATAATTCTGATAAATTATATATTTTTTCATAATTCTTTGTATTTTCTTCTACAACTTCTTTATATTTTTTATTAAGTTCTAAAAATGGTGCTAATAATTTTATAATTTTTTCTTTATCTCTTTTCGGAGTTACTTTTATATTACGTCCACTATCAATTTCTATTTTAACATTAAATACTTTTTCAAAATTATTTATTATCTCCTTTTCTTTCATTTTTTATCACGCCCTTTTATTTATTTCATTACCAATCTCTTTTTCTGTCAATCCTGAAACATCTGAAAGGCCTAATTTATCTATGCTTTTAGGCATTCCATAAACCACGCATGATTTCTCCTCTTGAGTTAATACAAAACTTCTTTTATTTTCTTTTAAATTTAAAATTCCTTCAGTTCCATCTCTGCCCATTCCAGTTAATATTGCAATTAATGGATTTATACTGCTTATTTTATTAACACTTTCTAAAAAATAATCTACAGATGGATTATAAAATCCAATTCTTTTATTTTCAGGATATAATTTCAACACATTCCCAACTTTTACTAATTTGCTGTCTTGCCCCCCTGGCAAAACATAAACTGTTCCTGCTTTTATAACTTCATTTTCTCCCTCTTTTATTTCCAATTCAGAAAGTTCATTTAATCCATCAGCTAATATTTTTGTAAATCCTTTTGGCATATGCTGAATAATAAATATTGGTAATTTTATTTTACAACTCAAGGCTGGAACTAACTTTCTTAGTGCATTTGGACCACCTGTTGAAATCCCAATTATAATCATATTATATTTTCGCACCAGAACCCCCTTTTACAAAGAATGTTTAAAAAAGATAATTACAAACTAAAATTTTTACCTAAATAAATTTTTCTTGCAACTTCATTTTCTGCTATTTCATTACTATTCCCGCTAATTAAAACCTTTCCTTCCGACATAATATATGCCCTTTCTGTAATTCTTAACGTTTCCTTTACATTGTGATCAGTAATCAAAATTCCAAGACCCTTCTTTTTCAAATATAATATTATCTCTTGTATATCCTCTACAGCAATAGGATCTACTCCTGCAAAAGGTTCATCTAACAATATAAAATTTGGTTCATTTGCTATTGTTCTAGCTATTTCAACTCTTCTTCTTTCTCCACCAGACAGAGAATATCCTAAACTATTTTCTATATGTGATATTTTAAACTCCTCTAATAACATATCTTTTTTTTCTATTCTCTCTTTTTTCGAAATTTTGTTCATCTCTAATATTGTTAAAATATTTTCTCCAACTGTCATATTCCTAAAAATTGAAGGTTCTTGTGCTAAATAACCTATTCCTAATCTAGCACGTTTATACATTGGATATTTAATTATATCCATTTCATTATACATTACTTTTCCACTTTCTGGCTTTATTATTCCAACTATCATATAAAAAGTTGTAGTTTTTCCTGCTCCATTTGGTCCAAGTAATCCTACTATTTCTCCTTTATTAACTTCTAAACTCACCTTATTTACAACTAATCTTTTTTTATAACTTTTGCATAATTCTTGTACTGCAATACTATTCATTATTTACTCTCCTCTTTAGGCTTTATCCTCAATTTAAATTTAGTTGTACCTATTCCAGATAATATATTTGTTTTTAAATCCATAACTCCCTCTTCTGCTTCTACTTTGTTTTCACCTTGATAAACTATAATATTCCCTTTCATTTTCACTTTTTTATCTTCATTATTTAAAGAAGCATCATTTGCTGTTGCATTTATTGTACCAGCTTCTTTAGTTATATTTGTTAATTTTACATTACTTTTCATTTCACCTGTATTTGTATTTAAATTTAAATAAACATAATCTGATTTTATTGTTGTATCTCCATCTATTTTTAATACTGGATTACCTTTTCCAAAAACTAAATTTTTCATGTTATCCATTTCAAGATAATCACTTGAAAGATTCATATCTTTATACCAAAAATCAGTTTTATTTTTTATTTCTCCTCTTGTTACATCAAATTGATCATCTTTATTTTTTTTAAAATACATTTTAGCTATATCTCCTGAAAATTTCATCTTTTCTGATGGCAGATCAGCTTTTAAATTATCTTTAAAATTAAACTCCTTTTTTGAATAATCGCCTGATAAAAAATCTCCTGTTATCTTATCCCCATCTTCTGTTGTTATTACTCCTTTTTCTCCATCTAAAGTTTTATTCTTCAGATCCATTTCACCTGATTGAATAACCATCTTTAGATTTTTTTCTGTAACTGTAATTGGAGTTTCTGATTTTATTTTTTTTGTTTTAATAAAATATCTTAGTTTATCAGAGTCTATATTTAGTTCTTTTTGATTTATATTTACTTTTTTTATAAAATCAATTTCATTTGATTTTTCATCATATTTTGCTAATTCACTTTTAAATTTTATATCTTCTTGATGCCCTGAAATTTTTCTTAATTTTAAAATTTTTAAATTATTGTCATATTCTCCTGTTTCATAATTCATAATTATTTTTTCTGTTTTATTTTCAACTTTTCCTGGTGTGATTAAATATCCCATTTTTTCTTTATATTTATACACTATTTTTTCTGTATTTCCATATATATCATCTTTTTTTAATCTAACATCTCCATATATATCCATCTCTTCTTTATATTTATAAGTCAGCTCATTAGCATTAACTATCAAATCATCTTTTCTGTTTTTTATTTCAACTGTTCCAACCAATTTTCCAAATTTATCATCTAAATTATATGTAAAGCTGTCCCCTGATATTTCATAATCATCTTTTACAACTTTTGTTTTTCCTAATAAACTTATCAGTTTAGAATTATCGTCATATTCTCCATTCTTTGAATATATTTTTAAATCGTCCTCTTTATTATAAACTTCAAAATTATCTTTCATATATATTTTTTTATTTGCTTCATCAAGATCTAATTTTTGTGTTACAATATTATATTTTTCATAGTTTATAGATATATTTTTTTCTAAATTATATATCTTTTTCTTTAAATTAAATTTAACAAAATCACTTATTAAATTATTTTCTTTTTTCTCTATATATATTTTTTTAGAAGTACCTATTTCATCTTTTGTATAAAATATTAAATTAGAACCATTTATTTTCATTCCATTTTTAACTACTCTAAAGTTTTCTGGAATAACCAATTTATTTTCATCCACAAAATAGTGGAATTTTTTACTTTTCATTCTATAGTCTTTTCCAAAAACTAATATATTTTCATGTCCAACTCCTTCTATAATATTATTTTTTTTATCATATGTAATTTCATCGGCTTTCATTGTAGATTCTTTATTTTTTATTTCTATGTTATTAGATAATTTTATATTCTCTGTAACTTCATCTATTTGCATATAATCGGACTCAAAATTATACTCTTTTATTTTACCTTTTACAGGTTTATTCAATACTATTTTTTTAGTTTTGCCATTATAAAATGCTTTTGGAGTATTAATTTCCATATCATCTTTTTTTAATTTTACATTATCATATACATCTACATTATTAGTTTTTTTATAATAAACTAAATTATTTGCAGTTAGTGTATACCCTTTCATTCGTGCTTTAAATTTACCCCATACAATTAATCTGTTATTATCCATATCATAAATTGCATAATTTAATTCTCCAGTTACTAATTCTATTTTTCCCTTTTCACTATTAAGATTTTTAACTTGTACTTTTATATTACCATTTAATTTTACTATATTTTTGTTTCTATCATAAATCACTCTATCACAGCTTAAAGTTACTTTATTTGAAGTTAATTTAACGTTAGTATATAAATTTATTAATGTAAATTGACTATTGGCTTCAAAATGTCTTGCTGTTATTTTTATATCATCTTTTTTTGCTTCCACTTTTGAAACTGAATAAAATTTCTTTTTATTTTCATCATATCTCATTTCAGTTGTTTTAAATTTCCAACCATTGTCTGTTACTCCTGTTATATTTCCTTTTAGTATCATATTTTTCAATTTATCAACTATGGCTTCATTTCCTTTTAATGACATATTTTTGAAAAAAGCTTGTGCCTGTTTAAATACTGTTGTCTCATTAGTTTGATTCTCAATAAGTTGATTAGCAGAAATTTTATAACTATTTCCTATATCATATTTTATATTATTTGTTTTAATATCTTTTTTTATCTCTCCTATATTAATATCTGACATTTTTTTTATATAATTATTATATATAAAAAGTAAAAATATTCCTAACATTATGAAATATAATATTTTTTTCAACATTTTATCGCTCCTATTGAATGTTTAAAAAGTAATATTTTTATATTTATATGAATGTGTAATCAACTACATAATTTATAAATAAACAAGAATATTCTTTTTAACCCATTTCTATTTTCTATTTTCTATTTTTCTTTTTATTTCATTTAATTTGTTTAAAGCTTCCAATGGTGTAATGTTATTTAAATTAAGTTCTTCTAACTCAATTAATATTTCATCTTCAACTTTTTCTTCTTCCTCTACTATTATATCATTATTTCCAAAAAGTGACAACTGTTCAACTTGTATTGTACTTTCCACTAATTTTCTTCTTTTTTCTAAATTAAATAATATTTTTTTACTTCTATTAATTATATCATTAGGGATTCCTGCCAATTTTGCAACTTCAATTCCATAACTTTTATCAGCTCCGCCTCTAACTATTTTCCTTAAAAATATAACACTGTTTGAAGTTTCTTTTACTTCTATTCTAAAATTAACTATATTCTCAAATTTCTTTTCCAATTCTGTAAGCTCATGATAA is a window from the Haliovirga abyssi genome containing:
- the lptB gene encoding LPS export ABC transporter ATP-binding protein is translated as MNSIAVQELCKSYKKRLVVNKVSLEVNKGEIVGLLGPNGAGKTTTFYMIVGIIKPESGKVMYNEMDIIKYPMYKRARLGIGYLAQEPSIFRNMTVGENILTILEMNKISKKERIEKKDMLLEEFKISHIENSLGYSLSGGERRRVEIARTIANEPNFILLDEPFAGVDPIAVEDIQEIILYLKKKGLGILITDHNVKETLRITERAYIMSEGKVLISGNSNEIAENEVARKIYLGKNFSL
- the lptC gene encoding LPS export ABC transporter periplasmic protein LptC, with protein sequence MLKKILYFIMLGIFLLFIYNNYIKKMSDINIGEIKKDIKTNNIKYDIGNSYKISANQLIENQTNETTVFKQAQAFFKNMSLKGNEAIVDKLKNMILKGNITGVTDNGWKFKTTEMRYDENKKKFYSVSKVEAKKDDIKITARHFEANSQFTLINLYTNVKLTSNKVTLSCDRVIYDRNKNIVKLNGNIKVQVKNLNSEKGKIELVTGELNYAIYDMDNNRLIVWGKFKARMKGYTLTANNLVYYKKTNNVDVYDNVKLKKDDMEINTPKAFYNGKTKKIVLNKPVKGKIKEYNFESDYMQIDEVTENIKLSNNIEIKNKESTMKADEITYDKKNNIIEGVGHENILVFGKDYRMKSKKFHYFVDENKLVIPENFRVVKNGMKINGSNLIFYTKDEIGTSKKIYIEKKENNLISDFVKFNLKKKIYNLEKNISINYEKYNIVTQKLDLDEANKKIYMKDNFEVYNKEDDLKIYSKNGEYDDNSKLISLLGKTKVVKDDYEISGDSFTYNLDDKFGKLVGTVEIKNRKDDLIVNANELTYKYKEEMDIYGDVRLKKDDIYGNTEKIVYKYKEKMGYLITPGKVENKTEKIIMNYETGEYDNNLKILKLRKISGHQEDIKFKSELAKYDEKSNEIDFIKKVNINQKELNIDSDKLRYFIKTKKIKSETPITVTEKNLKMVIQSGEMDLKNKTLDGEKGVITTEDGDKITGDFLSGDYSKKEFNFKDNLKADLPSEKMKFSGDIAKMYFKKNKDDQFDVTRGEIKNKTDFWYKDMNLSSDYLEMDNMKNLVFGKGNPVLKIDGDTTIKSDYVYLNLNTNTGEMKSNVKLTNITKEAGTINATANDASLNNEDKKVKMKGNIIVYQGENKVEAEEGVMDLKTNILSGIGTTKFKLRIKPKEESK